In the Scomber japonicus isolate fScoJap1 chromosome 18, fScoJap1.pri, whole genome shotgun sequence genome, one interval contains:
- the fbxl16 gene encoding F-box/LRR-repeat protein 16, with protein MLNMSTPSELKSPCVTRNGMVKLPPSQPNGLGSASITKGTPAAKNRLCQSSSVPSILPPPPSSLPYHHHHHLDGPVMPHSAASLLGPDLEPGKPLMGLKPSLRQLPPLTLPKPMLLERQLVLDEKLLNRLLWYFTTAEKCVLAQVCKTWRKVLYQPKFWEGVTPILHAKELYTLLPNGEKEFVSLQAFALRGFQSFCLVGVSDLDICEFIDNYPLSKKGVRSVSLKRSTITDAGLEVMLEQMQGLMHLELSGCNDFTEAGLWSSLNARLTSLSVSDCINVADDAIAAISQLLPNLSELSLQAYHVTDTAMAYFTAKQGYTTHTLRLHSCWEITNHGVVNMVHSLPNLTALSLSGCSKITDDGVELVAENLRKLRSLDLSWCPRITDMALEYIACDLHKLEELVLDRCVRITDTGLGYLSTMSSLRSLYLRWCCQVQDFGLQHLFGMRSLRLLSLAGCPLLTTTGLSGLIQLQELEELELTNCPGATAELFKYYSQHLPHCMVIE; from the exons ATGTTGAACATGTCCACTCCCAGCGAGCTGAAGTCTCCCTGCGTGACTCGCAACGGTATGGTGAAGTTGCCCCCCAGCCAGCCCAACGGTCTGGGCAGCGCAAGTATCACCAAGGGCACGCCTGCTGCCAAGAACCGTCTGTGCCAGTCATCCTCGGtgccctccatccttcctcccccaccatcctcccttccctaccaccaccaccaccacctggATGGCCCTGTCATGCCCCATTCAGCAGCCTCTCTCTTGGGCCCTGACCTGGAGCCTGGGAAGCCTCTGATGGGCCTGAAGCCGTCCCTTCGTCAACTACCCCCCCTTACTCTACCTAAACCCATGCTGCTGGAGCGCCAGCTTGTCCTGGATGAGAAGCTGCTTAACCGACTGCTCTGGTACTTCACCACAGCTGAAAAATGTGTGCTGGCGCAGGTATGCAAGACATGGCGTAAGGTGCTGTATCAGCCCAAGTTTTGGGAGGGCGTGACACCTATCTTGCATGCCAAGGAGTTATACACCTTGTTGCCCAATGGGGAGAAGGAGTTTGTCAGTCTACAGGCCTTCGCACTGCGTGGTTTCCAGTCTTTCTGCTTAGTGGGCGTGTCAGACCTGGACATTTGTGAGTTCATTGACAACTACCCACTCTCCAAGAAAGGTGTTCGCTCAGTCAGCCTCAAGAGGTCCACCATCACAGATGCCGGATTGGAG GTCATGTTGGAGCAAATGCAAGGCCTGATGCACCTTGAACTGTCAGGCTGCAATGACTTCACAGAGGCCGGCCTGTGGTCCAGTCTGAATGCAAGGTTAACTTCACTCAGCGTCAGTGACTGCATCAATGTGGCGGATGACGCCATCGCTGCTATCTCACAGCTACTGCCCAACCTATCAGAGTTGAGCCTGCAGGCCTATCATGTCACTGACACAGCCATGGCCTACTTCACCGCCAAACAG GGCTACACCACCCACACTCTGCGGCTTCACTCCTGCTGGGAGATCACAAATCATGGTGTAGTCAACATGGTGCACAGCCTCCCCAACCTGACTGCCCTCAGCCTCTCTGGCTGCTCCAAGATCACTGATGATGGTGTGGAGCTGGTGGCTGAGAACCTGCGTAAGCTCCGCAGCCTGGACTTGTCTTGGTGCCCTCGGATCACTGACATGGCCCTGGAGTACATTGCCTGTGACCTACATAAACTGGAAGAACTGGTGCTTGACAG gtgtGTGCGGATCACAGACACTGGCTTGGGATACTTGTCCACCATGTCATCATTAAGGAGTCTCTATCTGCGCTGGTGCTGTCAG gtgcagGATTTTGGACTGCAGCATTTGTTTGGAATGAGGAGCCTTCGTCTACTGTCTCTAGCAG GTTGCCCCCTGCTGACCACCACCGGTCTGTCAGGCCTCATTCAGCTGCAGGAGCTAGAGGAGCTGGAGCTGACCAACTGTCCCGGTGCCACTGCTGAGCTCTTCAAATACTACTCGCAGCACTTGCCCCACTGCATGGTCATCGAGTAA